From one Lycium ferocissimum isolate CSIRO_LF1 chromosome 5, AGI_CSIRO_Lferr_CH_V1, whole genome shotgun sequence genomic stretch:
- the LOC132056793 gene encoding WPP domain-associated protein-like, which produces MDTVEVLGNGGVGDGCGVSSCRDNAYVGIMNGGKGSEMLGDEILEDFDLYWEDINERLTVSRMVSDSLIKGMVSAVEQEAAERIMAKEIELTKVKDCLQFHDVGLSKTESLGSRVLQDELESLNFQKHFSLSDVFREHEKMREISGGLRNSAMDQLKKLKKGIDRVRGSNSIRRIGSGSELVGLGGILREQESESWVHVTKTVKHLKMTMDTIFTRMDEMVQLSKASVERWQEEHLIEVEVEAMVMRNLIQSMQEGFEDKLWDQCSQSCDAQIEKFNEISSLRNDLEVILKSMSSIETGRLTSHGSQDVDYFHRKMSSEHLTSSKSISEGNGKVEGSKSDIPEKFEAATLKHMSQEEMVDYFNDMMTKMKREHESILERKTDDYFALRAVYLTLIGSGSVVPQKKDQGEFDFLRKKIPEVIMKLEDIFVETEKCPEFTQRAANLNNLKERIDTLVSENRQLRDLLRDKKNEVRFLLSEASAAAEKSLQHSLAEENMQKQIGDLNLVVEDSQISASVREEVYKCFLRDLIRKKGSEADESNMEFHIMNDIYDIILAKAYINAESTCNSELEDSELECLIMQGLYGVIFSEGIKDSQDKLKELYQDYLNENENRIFLEMKAIQKDYELKLEVEEKEKLKQMIYLLERSVDEKEKLSSEASTALAKEKEKFELVTEVAIQKEYELKLEVEEKEKLKQKIYLLERSVDEKEKLASDASTALAKEKEQCELVTEVAIQKEYELILEVEEKEKLKQMIYWLESSADEKEKLASVASTALAKEKEQFELVTEELNAVREHASRQQRLVSESNMELEAVKVQLAEALEQIEAMKEEIRRLNQKLVDKVEELKEADDKAKMDLVVSEERQYILALNETKEIELRKRMEAVICRVHELSKMLEDFECRVSGSLETNQARLDHSSCQLNSLVKKTNSLRRTVLLYRQRLEKRCSDLQMAEAEVDLLGDEVDTLLRLLEKIYIALDHYSPVLQHYPGIVEILKLIRKELWGDSAKSVK; this is translated from the exons ATGGATACCGTAGAGGTGTTAGGGAATGGAGGAGTTGGTGATGGGTGTGGCGTAAGTTCATGTCGTGATAATGCTTATGTGGGAATAATGAATGGTGGCAAAGGAAGTGAGATGTTGGGTGATGAGATTTTGGAGGACTTTGATTTGTATTGGGAAGATATAAATGAGCGTTTAACGGTTTCGAGGATGGTGAGTGACTCACTTATTAAGGGAATGGTAAGTGCTGTGGAGCAGGAGGCGGCTGAGAGAATAATGGCTAAGGAAATAGAATTGACCAAAGTAAAGGATTGTTTGCAATTTCATGATGTGGGTCTGAGTAAAACTGAATCTTTGGGGTCACGCGTCTTGCAGGATGAGCTAGAAAGTTTGAATTTTCAGAAGCATTTCAGTTTATCAGATGTTTTCCGGGAACATGAGAAGATGAGAGAGATTTCAGGTGGACTAAGAAATTCAGCAATGGATCAACTCAAGAAGCTGAAGAAGGGCATTGATAGGGTTAGAGGCTCCAATTCTATCAGGAGGATCGGTTCTGGTTCAGAGTTGGTGGGTCTGGGTGGCATTTTGCGAGAGCAAGAATCTGAAAGTTGGGTTCATGTGACCAAAACAGTGAAGCATCTGAAAATGACCATGGATACAATTTTTACACGTATGGATGAAATGGTACAGTTATCCAAGGCATCAGTTGAGCGGTGGCAGGAGGAGCATCTGATTGAGGTGGAGGTTGAGGCCATGGTGATGCGGAATCTGATCCAGAGTATGCAGGAAGGTTTTGAGGACAAATTGTGGGATCAGTGTAGTCAATCTTGTGATGCTCAAATTGAGAAATTTAATGAGATCTCTAGTCTACGAAATGACTTAGAGGTTATTTTGAAGTCAATGTCTAGTATAGAAACAGGGCGTCTGACTTCACATGGTTCTCAGGATGTTGACTACTTTCACCGTAAGATGTCAAGCGAGCATTTGActtcttcaaaatctatttCGGAGGGAAATGGGAAGGTGGAGGGCTCAAAAAGCGATATACCTGAGAAGTTTGAAGCTGCCACATTGAAACACATGTCGCAGGAGGAAATGGTGGACTATtttaatgatatgatgacaaAGATGAAGAGAGAACATGAATCCATTCTGGAAAGGAAAACTGATGACTACTTTGCTCTAAGAGCTGTATATCTAACTCTGATAGGAAGCGGGTCTGTTGTGCCGCAAAAGAAAGATCAGGGGGAATTTGATTTTCTTAGAAAGAAAATCCCAGAAGTTATAATGAAATTAGAAGATATATTTGTAGAGACTGAAAAGTGTCCTGAATTTACTCAAAGAGCTGCAAATTTGAATAACTTGAAGGAAAGAATTGACACCCTTGTTTCTGAAAATCGTCAGCTAAGAGACTTGCTTAGAGataagaaaaatgaagtaaGGTTTCTGTTGTCCGAAGCCTCTGCTGCTGCTGAGAAGAGTCTGCAACACTCTTTGGCTGAAGAAAACATGCAGAAGCAGATAGGAGATCTCAATTTAGTGGTGGAAGATTCACAGATTTCAGCTTCAGTCAGGGAAGAAGTGTATAAATGTTTCCTAAGGGATCTCATTAGAAAGAAAGGCAGCGAAGCTGATGAATCAAACATGGAGTTCCatattatgaatgacatttatgatattattttggcAAAAGCTTACATTAATGCCGAAAGTACTTGCAATTCTGAACTTGAAGATTCAGAGTTGGAGTGTCTGATAATGCAAGGTCTTTATGGAGTGATTTTCAGTGAAGGAATCAAGGATTCTCAGGACAAGCTCAAGGAATTGTACCAGGattatttgaatgaaaatgaaaatcgGATATTTCTTGAGATGAAAGCTATTCAGAAGGATTATGAATTAAAATTGGAGGTTGAGGAGAAGGAAAAACTAAAGCAAATGATTTATCTGCTGGAAAGGTCAGTGgatgaaaaggaaaaattatcaAGTGAGGCGTCAACTGCTCTAGCAAAGGAGAAGGAAAAATTCGAGTTGGTAACTGAAGTTGCTATTCAGAAGGAATATGAATTAAAATTGGAGGTTGAGGAGAAGGAAAAACTAAAGCAAAAGATTTATCTGCTGGAAAGATCAGTGgatgaaaaggaaaaattagCAAGTGATGCATCAACTGCTCTAgcaaaggaaaaggaacaatgTGAGTTGGTAACTGAAGTTGCTATTCAGAAGGAATATGAATTAATATTGGAGGTTGAAGAGAAGGAAAAACTAAAGCAAATGATTTATTGGCTGGAAAGTTCAGCGgatgaaaaggaaaaattagCAAGTGTCGCATCAACTGCTCTAGCAAAGGAGAAGGAACAGTTTGAGTTGGTAACTGAAGAGCTCAATGCTGTGAGAGAACATGCAAGTAGGCAGCAAAGATTAGTTTCTGAGAGCAATATGGAATTAGAGGCGGTAAAGGTTCAATTAGCAGAAGCATTGGAGCAAATTGAAGCAATGAAGGAGGAGATCCGCAGGTTAAATCAAAAGCTTGTAGACAAGGTGGAGGAGTTAAAAGAAGCCGATGACAAAGCAAAGATGGACCTTGTTGTTTCTGAAGAGAGGCAGTACATTTTGGCCTTAAATGAAACCAAAGAAATTGAGCTAAGAAAGCGTATGGAAGCAGTAATTTGTAGGGTACATGAGTTGTCAAAAATGCTTGAAGATTTTGAATGCAGGGTGAGTGGCAGTCTGGAGACAAATCAGGCTAG GTTGGATCATTCATCGTGTCAGTTGAATTCTCTTGTTAAGAAGACCAATTCACTTAGAAGAACAGTGCTATTGTACCGGCAGAGGCTTGAAAAAAGATGTTCAGACCTTCAAATGGCTGAGGCTGAG GTTGATCTTTTGGGAGATGAGGTCGATACACTTTTGCGCTTACTTGAAAAGATATACATCGCACTTGATCACTACTCACCAGTTTTGCAGCATTATCCTGGA ATTGTTGAAATTCTTAAGCTGATCAGAAAGGAATTATGGGGAGATTCTGCTAAATCAGTGAAGTGA